The Thermobispora bispora DSM 43833 genome window below encodes:
- a CDS encoding GNAT family N-acetyltransferase has translation MKPIIRVAQRADLPAVRSGIGTHFDLFTLWPGSVDFLEAELAFGTIIVGEVGGAIAGFGGTLRRGRLTHLGDLFVLPAHQSSGLGRAILTRLLPPDAPKITFASRDHRALALYIRNGMRPACPLFYLYGPPGRPAGRAGAAWRWEGGLPEAAALDARVSGGARPECLAWYAGLPGVTARAGGSGYAFTRELGDTVVVGPAGGETPEDSVRAVLDAVAAHPHARLIKIVVPGVHPLLPALVEAGWRIGDVDTIMVSDGAGVPLDRYVPHPDLG, from the coding sequence GTGAAGCCGATCATCCGGGTCGCCCAGCGGGCGGATCTGCCGGCCGTGCGCAGCGGTATCGGGACGCACTTCGACCTCTTCACCCTGTGGCCGGGCTCCGTCGACTTCCTCGAGGCGGAGCTGGCGTTCGGGACGATCATCGTCGGCGAGGTCGGCGGTGCGATCGCCGGATTCGGGGGCACGCTGCGCCGGGGCCGGCTCACCCACCTCGGCGACCTTTTCGTGCTCCCCGCCCACCAATCGTCCGGGCTGGGGCGGGCCATCCTCACCCGCCTGCTGCCACCGGACGCCCCGAAGATCACGTTCGCCTCGCGGGACCACCGCGCCCTCGCCCTCTACATCAGGAACGGCATGCGGCCCGCCTGCCCGCTCTTCTACCTGTACGGCCCGCCGGGGCGGCCGGCCGGCCGGGCCGGAGCGGCGTGGCGGTGGGAGGGCGGCCTGCCCGAGGCGGCGGCCCTCGACGCGCGCGTCTCCGGCGGGGCGCGGCCGGAGTGCCTCGCGTGGTACGCGGGCCTGCCTGGGGTGACGGCCCGGGCGGGCGGTTCGGGGTACGCGTTCACCCGCGAGCTCGGGGACACGGTCGTGGTGGGACCGGCGGGCGGCGAGACCCCGGAGGACTCCGTGCGCGCGGTGCTGGACGCGGTGGCCGCCCATCCGCACGCCCGGCTGATCAAGATCGTCGTCCCGGGCGTGCACCCGCTGCTGCCGGCCCTGGTGGAGGCGGGCTGGCGGATCGGCGACGTGGACACGATCATGGTCAGCGACGGCGCCGGGGTGCCGCTCGACCGGTACGTGCCGCACCCCGACCTCGGCTGA
- a CDS encoding LutC/YkgG family protein has product MDARTEILARIRAALAAHPASAAPVPRGYRRSVECPDPVTLLTDRLREYRATVHHCRDEEELPAVLGSVLAGSPTLVVPGDLPERWLARYRGRVRRDGDPAPLSVADLDAASAVLTGCALAIAETGTIVLDAGPLQGRRALTLVPDHHVCVVRAGRIVPGVPEAIAALSPARPLTWISGPSATSDIELDRVEGVHGPRRLDVVLVGR; this is encoded by the coding sequence ATGGACGCCCGGACCGAGATCCTCGCCCGGATCAGGGCGGCCCTCGCCGCCCATCCCGCATCCGCGGCACCCGTGCCCCGCGGCTACCGGCGGTCGGTGGAGTGCCCCGACCCGGTGACGCTCCTCACCGACCGGCTCCGGGAGTACCGCGCCACGGTGCACCACTGCCGGGACGAGGAGGAGCTGCCCGCCGTGCTCGGCTCCGTCCTCGCCGGCTCCCCCACCCTGGTGGTGCCGGGGGACCTGCCGGAGCGGTGGCTCGCCCGCTACCGGGGGCGGGTGCGCCGCGACGGGGACCCGGCTCCGCTCTCGGTCGCCGACCTGGACGCCGCGTCCGCCGTGCTCACCGGCTGCGCGCTGGCGATCGCGGAGACCGGGACGATCGTGCTCGACGCCGGCCCGCTCCAGGGGCGGCGCGCCCTCACCCTCGTCCCCGATCACCACGTCTGCGTGGTGCGCGCCGGGCGGATCGTCCCCGGGGTGCCCGAGGCGATCGCGGCCCTCTCCCCGGCCCGCCCGCTGACCTGGATCTCCGGCCCGTCGGCCACCAGCGACATCGAGCTCGACCGGGTGGAAGGGGTGCACGGCCCGCGCCGGCTGGACGTCGTGCTGGTCGGCCGCTGA
- a CDS encoding SH3 domain-containing protein, with protein MTPAKRIICVLAVSATATVPAAWSHPAGADPAPAAPRAGSTVPDARPSPKPTPRFFAAVVNPPKGHTPAYWCAYRVIRVRPTSHLNVRSGPGLDHPPIAALAPGDRSIPGACSASRGWIQVRTPGGKPGFASARYLRRVIPLPAPGTYDFAGCSYRVSGVRPTSHLNVRRGPGLDHPPIATLPAGGRVIGGCGAQHGWIPVRSADGVPGWAAASFLRRTAAR; from the coding sequence ATGACACCCGCCAAGCGGATCATCTGCGTGCTCGCGGTCTCCGCCACCGCCACCGTCCCGGCCGCCTGGTCCCACCCGGCCGGAGCCGATCCCGCACCGGCCGCCCCACGGGCCGGCTCCACGGTGCCGGACGCCCGGCCGAGCCCGAAGCCCACGCCGAGGTTCTTCGCCGCCGTGGTCAACCCGCCGAAGGGGCACACTCCCGCGTACTGGTGCGCCTACCGCGTGATCCGGGTGCGGCCCACCAGCCACCTCAACGTCCGGAGCGGCCCCGGCCTCGACCACCCGCCGATCGCCGCCCTCGCGCCCGGCGATCGCAGCATTCCCGGCGCGTGCAGCGCGTCCCGCGGCTGGATCCAGGTCAGGACACCCGGCGGCAAGCCCGGGTTCGCCTCCGCCCGCTACCTGCGCCGGGTCATCCCGCTCCCCGCCCCCGGGACCTACGACTTCGCGGGGTGCAGCTACCGGGTCAGCGGGGTGCGCCCCACCAGCCACCTCAACGTCCGCCGCGGTCCCGGCCTCGACCACCCGCCGATCGCCACCCTCCCCGCGGGCGGGCGGGTGATCGGCGGCTGCGGCGCGCAGCACGGCTGGATCCCGGTCCGCTCCGCGGACGGCGTGCCCGGGTGGGCCGCCGCAAGCTTCCTGCGCCGGACCGCGGCCCGGTGA
- a CDS encoding DUF6390 family protein has translation MSGPARGATAEFAGERLFARYAHAPNELGYCGPADSRPLLDAGVTGADPAAVRAAARAFHGAWPYLEIIARLAGIADPLDHRVVEAYWIGGGIGDAIDAAEFGRALLAHIKPQAGHYWRHLTEDVIEEAAPNHCFHVFGVYPWSRLLGPVHFEHPLQVLDGCRIRWATVLEREEDHLVVRTRRLTWDGGRLGLSEPVVERVARTVGGIDLLPGARPGDRVAVHWSRVCDVLTPEQVERLRRTTLAQLEATNRRLARGGGPA, from the coding sequence ATGAGCGGCCCGGCCCGTGGCGCGACGGCGGAGTTCGCCGGGGAGCGGCTGTTCGCCCGCTACGCCCACGCGCCGAACGAGCTCGGCTACTGCGGCCCGGCGGACTCGCGCCCCCTGCTCGACGCCGGGGTGACCGGGGCCGACCCGGCCGCGGTGCGGGCGGCCGCGCGCGCCTTCCACGGCGCCTGGCCGTACCTGGAGATCATCGCCCGGCTCGCCGGCATCGCCGACCCGCTCGACCACCGGGTGGTGGAGGCGTACTGGATCGGCGGCGGCATCGGGGACGCGATCGACGCCGCGGAGTTCGGCCGCGCCCTGCTCGCCCACATCAAGCCCCAGGCCGGCCACTACTGGCGGCACCTCACCGAGGACGTGATCGAGGAGGCGGCGCCGAACCACTGCTTCCACGTGTTCGGCGTCTACCCCTGGTCCCGGCTGCTCGGGCCGGTGCACTTCGAGCACCCGCTCCAGGTGCTCGACGGCTGCCGGATCCGCTGGGCCACGGTGCTCGAGCGGGAGGAGGACCACCTGGTGGTCCGCACCCGCCGGCTCACCTGGGACGGCGGCCGGCTGGGGCTCTCCGAGCCGGTGGTGGAGCGGGTCGCCCGCACCGTGGGCGGGATCGACCTGCTGCCCGGGGCGCGGCCCGGGGACCGGGTGGCGGTGCACTGGTCCCGCGTCTGCGACGTGCTCACCCCGGAGCAGGTGGAGCGGCTGCGCCGGACCACGCTGGCCCAGCTCGAGGCCACCAACCGCCGGCTGGCCCGCGGCGGCGGACCGGCCTGA
- a CDS encoding (Fe-S)-binding protein — protein MRIGLFITCVNDLLYPGTGRAVVRLLERLGHRVGFPLEQTCCGQMHHNSGYRDLAVPLARRFAAAFRGYDAIVAPSGSCVAMVRDVHPRLVPEAAGTAARTYELSEFLIDVLGVTDVGARFPHRVTYHPSCHGLRLLRLGDRPLRLLRAVRDIELVELPGAEECCGFGGTFAVKNADVSGAMLADKCAAIRATGAEYVTAADNSCLTHIGGGLSRLGAPVTAVHYAEILAGRDA, from the coding sequence ATGCGGATCGGACTCTTCATCACCTGCGTCAACGACCTGCTCTACCCAGGCACGGGCCGGGCGGTGGTGCGGCTGCTGGAACGGCTCGGCCACCGGGTCGGCTTCCCCCTCGAGCAGACCTGCTGCGGGCAGATGCACCACAACTCCGGGTATCGCGACCTGGCCGTCCCGCTCGCCCGCCGGTTCGCCGCGGCGTTCCGCGGCTACGACGCGATCGTCGCCCCGAGCGGCTCCTGCGTCGCCATGGTCCGCGACGTCCACCCGCGCCTGGTCCCCGAGGCGGCCGGGACGGCCGCCCGCACGTACGAGCTCTCCGAGTTCCTGATCGACGTGCTCGGCGTCACCGACGTCGGGGCGCGCTTCCCGCACCGGGTCACCTACCACCCGAGCTGCCACGGGCTGCGCCTGCTGCGGCTCGGCGACCGGCCGCTCCGGCTGCTGCGCGCGGTGCGGGACATCGAGCTGGTCGAGCTGCCCGGCGCGGAGGAGTGCTGCGGCTTCGGCGGCACGTTCGCGGTGAAGAACGCGGACGTGTCCGGGGCGATGCTCGCCGACAAGTGCGCGGCGATCCGCGCCACCGGCGCCGAGTACGTGACCGCGGCCGACAACTCGTGCCTCACGCACATCGGCGGGGGCCTCTCCCGCCTGGGCGCGCCGGTGACCGCGGTGCATTACGCCGAGATCCTCGCCGGGAGGGACGCGTGA
- a CDS encoding alcohol dehydrogenase catalytic domain-containing protein, translating to MKALVYEGPGKQAWTSVPDPGIADPRDVIIQVTTAAICGTDLHILAGDVPEVDPGRVLGHEAVGIVVETGSDIDDLVPGDRVLVSCISGCGRCAYCRKARYGQCRRGGWLLGHMIDGVQAEFARVPFADLSVHRLPSHLSDELAVLLADVLPTAYEVGVLNGNVRPADTVVVVGCGPIGLAVILTARLLSPARIIAIDQAEPRLEAAKRAGAEITIKPDEDPLEVVRAVTDGLGADVVIEAVGAPETFELCTRLVRPCGRLSVIGVHGKPAPLHLEDLWSRDVTITTGLVDTYSTPTLLQLVDEGRLDVGGLITHRFTFAGIGDAYRSFADPVSSGALKVMLTRGGGAAPGGELDR from the coding sequence ATGAAGGCACTGGTGTATGAGGGGCCCGGAAAACAGGCCTGGACGTCCGTGCCCGATCCCGGGATCGCCGATCCGCGCGATGTGATCATCCAGGTGACCACGGCCGCCATCTGCGGCACGGACCTGCACATCCTCGCCGGGGACGTGCCCGAGGTCGACCCGGGGCGGGTCCTCGGCCACGAGGCCGTCGGCATCGTCGTCGAGACCGGCTCCGACATCGACGACCTCGTCCCCGGCGATCGCGTCCTCGTCTCCTGCATCTCCGGGTGCGGCCGGTGCGCGTACTGCCGGAAGGCGCGGTACGGCCAGTGCCGCCGCGGCGGCTGGCTGCTCGGCCACATGATCGACGGGGTGCAGGCCGAGTTCGCCCGCGTCCCCTTCGCCGATCTCTCCGTGCACCGGCTGCCGTCCCACCTCTCCGACGAGCTGGCCGTGCTGCTCGCCGACGTCCTCCCGACCGCCTACGAGGTCGGGGTGCTCAACGGCAACGTACGGCCGGCCGACACCGTGGTGGTGGTCGGGTGCGGGCCCATCGGGCTCGCCGTCATCCTCACCGCCCGGCTGCTGTCCCCCGCCCGCATCATCGCCATCGACCAGGCCGAGCCCCGGCTCGAGGCCGCCAAGCGGGCCGGCGCGGAGATCACCATCAAGCCGGACGAGGACCCGCTCGAGGTGGTGCGGGCCGTGACCGACGGCCTCGGGGCCGATGTGGTGATCGAGGCGGTCGGCGCGCCCGAGACGTTCGAGCTGTGCACCCGCCTCGTCCGCCCCTGCGGCCGCCTCTCGGTGATCGGCGTGCACGGCAAGCCGGCCCCGCTGCACCTGGAGGACCTCTGGAGCCGGGACGTCACCATCACCACCGGGCTGGTGGACACCTACTCCACGCCGACCCTGCTCCAGCTCGTCGACGAGGGGCGGCTCGACGTGGGCGGCCTGATCACCCACCGGTTCACCTTCGCGGGCATCGGCGACGCCTACCGGTCGTTCGCCGACCCGGTGAGCAGCGGCGCGCTGAAGGTCATGCTCACCCGGGGCGGGGGAGCGGCGCCCGGGGGCGAGCTCGACCGCTGA
- a CDS encoding helix-turn-helix transcriptional regulator — MKTRRAPRTGTIDPEAHRVLGGVSRVAVLETLRRAGRPLAISEIADAVGLHPNTVRAHLALLIEHGHVAGTREDRDRPGRPRTLYTAVRTQEDSDARGYRLLAEILLGYLEHHGDGAGAAVDAGRRYATRALPRDLPAGGSVTVDAIVALLDRAGFEPAVSADGATVELHHCPFRELAQADPETVCAVHLGLLQGALTELGAPAEGVRLTPFARPGQCLVTLADHHGPGRDAPGGREGQG; from the coding sequence GTGAAAACTCGGCGGGCACCCAGGACCGGCACGATCGATCCGGAAGCCCACCGGGTGCTGGGCGGGGTGAGCCGGGTGGCCGTGCTGGAGACCCTGCGCCGGGCGGGACGGCCGCTCGCCATCTCCGAGATCGCCGACGCGGTCGGCCTCCACCCCAACACGGTCCGGGCCCATCTCGCGCTGCTGATCGAGCACGGGCACGTCGCCGGAACGCGGGAGGACCGGGACCGGCCCGGACGGCCCCGCACCCTCTACACGGCCGTCCGCACCCAGGAGGACTCCGATGCGCGCGGCTACCGGCTGCTCGCCGAGATCCTGCTCGGCTACCTGGAGCACCACGGAGACGGGGCCGGCGCCGCGGTCGACGCCGGCCGCCGGTACGCCACCCGGGCCCTTCCCCGGGACCTGCCGGCCGGCGGCTCGGTCACCGTGGACGCGATCGTGGCGCTGCTCGACCGGGCCGGGTTCGAGCCGGCGGTGTCGGCGGACGGCGCCACCGTCGAGCTCCACCACTGCCCCTTCCGGGAGCTGGCGCAGGCCGACCCGGAGACCGTCTGCGCGGTGCACCTCGGCCTGCTCCAGGGGGCGCTCACCGAGCTCGGCGCCCCGGCGGAGGGGGTACGGCTCACGCCGTTCGCCCGGCCCGGCCAGTGCCTCGTCACCCTGGCGGATCACCACGGGCCCGGGCGTGACGCACCCGGCGGCCGTGAGGGTCAGGGATGA
- a CDS encoding M28 family metallopeptidase — translation MRITVGRGVGGAIAALALVLPLATAGPAHADPDPEALIRAIATAGVKQHLKKFQEIAQANGGTRAAGTPGYDASRDYVVSRLKKAGYKVTVQPFDFPFFQEKSTAVLERISPSPKTYNPTPPDGSGIGDFATMTYSGAGDVTAAVQAVDVQIPPASEPNSSTSGCEPSDFASFTPGSIALLQRGTCTFQEKAENAQAAGAAGVIIFNEGQEGRTETIQGTLGEPTVRIPVVGASYEVGQELAAAGTTVRLKTDTISETRTTHNVIADSKWGDPNKVVQLGAHLDSVLAGPGINDNGSGSAAILEVAEVLGKIPTRNKLRFSFWSAEELGLLGAEHYVASLSPAELAKIKLYLNFDMIGSPNYAIMIYDGDDSDGVGAPAGPPGSDEIEKLFEKYFKALRQPYQGTDFDGRSDYGPFIEAGVPSGGLFTGAEGIKTPEEQKKYGGTAGIAYDPCYHQACDDLSNINDKALALNTGAIATAAVVYAFSRDLPGPDTRPAMSAARTASVQADAHHGHGIIR, via the coding sequence ATGCGCATCACCGTCGGCAGGGGAGTCGGAGGCGCGATCGCGGCCCTCGCTCTCGTGCTCCCGTTGGCAACGGCCGGGCCGGCGCACGCCGATCCCGACCCGGAGGCGCTGATCCGGGCCATTGCCACGGCCGGTGTGAAGCAGCACCTGAAGAAGTTCCAGGAGATCGCCCAGGCCAACGGCGGTACCCGCGCCGCGGGCACGCCCGGCTACGACGCCTCCCGCGACTACGTCGTGAGCAGGCTGAAGAAGGCGGGCTACAAGGTGACGGTGCAGCCGTTCGACTTCCCGTTCTTCCAGGAGAAGTCCACGGCCGTGCTGGAGCGGATCTCCCCGAGCCCGAAGACGTACAACCCGACGCCCCCGGACGGGAGCGGGATCGGTGACTTCGCCACCATGACCTACTCCGGCGCGGGCGACGTGACCGCCGCCGTCCAGGCCGTCGACGTCCAGATCCCGCCCGCCTCGGAGCCGAACAGCTCCACCTCCGGCTGTGAGCCGAGCGACTTCGCCTCGTTCACGCCCGGCTCGATCGCCCTGCTGCAGCGCGGCACCTGCACCTTCCAGGAGAAGGCGGAGAACGCGCAGGCGGCCGGCGCGGCCGGGGTCATCATCTTCAACGAGGGCCAGGAGGGCCGCACCGAGACCATTCAGGGCACCCTCGGCGAGCCGACGGTGCGGATCCCGGTGGTGGGCGCCAGCTACGAGGTGGGCCAGGAGCTCGCCGCCGCCGGGACCACGGTCCGGCTGAAGACCGACACCATCAGCGAGACCCGGACCACCCACAACGTGATCGCGGACTCCAAGTGGGGTGACCCGAACAAGGTCGTCCAGCTCGGCGCCCACCTCGACAGCGTCCTCGCCGGCCCGGGCATCAACGACAACGGCTCCGGCTCCGCGGCGATCCTCGAGGTCGCCGAGGTCCTCGGCAAGATCCCCACGCGGAACAAGCTGCGCTTCTCGTTCTGGAGCGCCGAGGAGCTCGGCCTGCTCGGCGCCGAGCACTACGTCGCGAGCCTGTCCCCCGCGGAGCTGGCGAAGATCAAGCTGTACCTCAACTTCGACATGATCGGGTCGCCGAACTACGCGATCATGATCTACGACGGGGACGACTCCGACGGCGTGGGCGCTCCCGCCGGGCCGCCGGGATCGGACGAGATCGAGAAGCTCTTCGAGAAGTACTTCAAGGCCCTGCGCCAGCCGTACCAGGGCACCGACTTCGACGGGCGCTCGGACTACGGGCCGTTCATCGAGGCCGGCGTCCCCTCCGGTGGGCTCTTCACGGGCGCCGAGGGCATCAAGACCCCCGAGGAGCAGAAGAAGTACGGCGGCACGGCCGGCATCGCGTACGACCCGTGCTACCACCAGGCCTGCGACGACCTGTCGAACATCAACGACAAGGCCCTGGCGCTGAACACGGGCGCGATCGCGACCGCCGCCGTGGTCTACGCGTTCAGCCGTGACCTGCCCGGCCCGGACACGCGGCCCGCGATGTCCGCCGCCCGCACCGCCTCGGTGCAGGCGGACGCGCACCACGGTCACGGCATCATCCGCTGA
- the hypD gene encoding hydrogenase formation protein HypD, translated as MRFIDEFRDPDAARALVAAITELAGDERFKFMEVCGGHTHTIYRHGLEHVLPENVELVHGPGCPVCVIPMGRVDDALWLAEQPGVIFTTFGDMMRVPGSRGNLMEAKARGADVRFVYSPLDALRIAVDNPDKQVVFFAVGFETTAPSTAVTLVRARQLGLENFSVFCNHVTIVPPIKAILDSPDLRLSGFIGPGHVSTVVGCRPYRFIPEVYGKPFVVAGFEPLDILQAVAMLLKQIREGRCEVENQYARVVREEGNPQALALMSQVFTLRPHFEWRGLGFISQSALKLSDDYAKFDAELRFDMPGVRVADPKACQCGEVLKGVLKPWQCKVFGTACTPETPIGTCMVSPEGACAAYYNFGRVNREAARLIDQGAR; from the coding sequence ATGCGGTTCATCGATGAGTTCCGCGACCCGGACGCGGCGCGGGCGCTGGTCGCCGCCATCACCGAGCTGGCCGGGGACGAGCGGTTCAAGTTCATGGAGGTGTGCGGCGGGCACACGCACACCATCTACCGCCACGGGCTGGAGCACGTGCTGCCGGAGAACGTCGAGCTGGTGCACGGTCCCGGGTGCCCGGTGTGCGTGATCCCGATGGGCCGGGTGGACGACGCGCTCTGGCTCGCCGAGCAGCCCGGGGTCATCTTCACCACGTTCGGCGACATGATGCGGGTGCCGGGCAGCCGCGGCAACCTGATGGAGGCGAAGGCCCGGGGCGCCGACGTCCGGTTCGTCTACTCACCGCTCGACGCCCTGCGGATCGCGGTCGACAACCCGGACAAGCAGGTGGTGTTCTTCGCGGTCGGGTTCGAGACCACCGCGCCGTCCACCGCGGTCACCCTGGTGCGGGCCCGGCAGCTCGGGCTGGAGAACTTCTCCGTCTTCTGCAACCACGTGACGATCGTCCCGCCGATCAAGGCGATCCTCGACTCGCCGGACCTGCGGCTCTCCGGCTTCATCGGCCCGGGCCACGTCTCCACGGTCGTGGGCTGCCGGCCGTACCGCTTCATCCCCGAGGTGTACGGCAAGCCGTTCGTGGTCGCCGGGTTCGAGCCGCTCGACATCCTCCAGGCGGTCGCCATGCTGCTCAAGCAGATCCGCGAGGGCCGGTGCGAGGTGGAGAACCAGTACGCGCGGGTGGTGCGGGAGGAGGGCAACCCGCAGGCGCTCGCGCTGATGAGCCAGGTGTTCACCCTGCGGCCGCACTTCGAGTGGCGCGGGCTGGGCTTCATCTCGCAGAGCGCGCTCAAGCTCAGCGACGACTACGCGAAGTTCGACGCCGAGCTGCGGTTCGACATGCCGGGCGTGCGGGTCGCCGACCCCAAGGCCTGCCAGTGCGGCGAGGTGCTCAAGGGCGTGCTCAAACCGTGGCAGTGCAAGGTGTTCGGCACCGCGTGCACCCCGGAGACCCCGATCGGCACCTGCATGGTCTCGCCGGAGGGGGCCTGCGCCGCCTACTACAACTTCGGGCGGGTGAACCGGGAGGCGGCCCGGCTCATCGACCAGGGCGCGCGATGA
- a CDS encoding HypC/HybG/HupF family hydrogenase formation chaperone, protein MCLGIPGRVVEIVDPEQHLAKVDVGGLQRTISVRLLADQDLRADDWVLVHVGFAMAKIDEEEAKLTIEAMKKLGQAYTDEIEAFNSTAII, encoded by the coding sequence ATGTGCCTGGGGATTCCGGGACGGGTGGTCGAGATCGTCGACCCCGAGCAGCACCTCGCCAAGGTCGACGTGGGCGGCCTGCAGCGGACGATCAGCGTCCGGCTCCTCGCCGACCAGGACCTGCGGGCCGACGACTGGGTGCTCGTCCACGTGGGCTTCGCCATGGCGAAGATCGACGAGGAGGAGGCCAAGCTCACCATCGAGGCGATGAAGAAGCTGGGCCAGGCCTACACGGACGAGATCGAGGCGTTCAACTCGACGGCGATCATCTAA
- a CDS encoding LutB/LldF family L-lactate oxidation iron-sulfur protein: MRPGGDPLASGVPFPEAARAALTRAQLRRNLHRATRTIRGKRGRVVAELPDWEELRAAGSAIKSHVLAHLPELLLRFEEAATAAGARVHWARDAAEACRIVVGLVRETGAREVVKVKSMLTQEIGLNEALAGAGITPIETDLAELIVQLAGDSPSHILVPAIHYNRREIRDIFRERMPGTGPELTDDPQALCEAARRYLRERFLSAKVAISGANFAVAETGTLVVLESEGNGRMCLTLPETLISVVGIEKLVPTFQDLEVFLQLLPRSSTGERMNPYTSLWTGVTPGDGPQNVHIVLVDNGRTAALADPVGRQALHCIRCSACLNVCPVYERVGGHAYGSVYPGPIGAILSPQLTGVAANRTLPFASTLCGACYDVCPVRIDIPGVLVHLRRAAVAARPGPSAERTAMRAAAWAMGGGRRFGRVLRLAGRLTAPLRWALRGRRVRRLPWPLSAWTAARDAPLPPGESFRDWWARTREEA, encoded by the coding sequence GTGAGGCCCGGCGGGGACCCGCTGGCGAGCGGGGTGCCGTTCCCCGAGGCCGCGCGGGCCGCGCTCACCCGCGCCCAGCTCCGGCGGAACCTGCACCGGGCCACCCGCACCATCCGCGGCAAGCGGGGCCGGGTGGTCGCCGAGCTGCCCGACTGGGAGGAGCTGCGCGCGGCCGGGAGCGCGATCAAGTCCCACGTGCTCGCCCACCTGCCGGAGCTGCTCCTCCGGTTCGAGGAGGCCGCGACGGCCGCCGGGGCCCGGGTCCACTGGGCGCGGGACGCGGCCGAGGCCTGCCGGATCGTCGTCGGCCTGGTCCGGGAGACCGGCGCCCGCGAGGTGGTCAAGGTCAAGTCGATGCTGACCCAGGAGATCGGCCTGAACGAGGCCCTCGCCGGGGCCGGGATCACCCCGATCGAGACCGACCTCGCCGAGCTGATCGTGCAGCTCGCCGGGGACAGCCCGTCGCACATCCTCGTCCCGGCCATCCACTACAACCGGCGGGAGATCCGCGACATCTTCCGGGAGCGGATGCCGGGCACCGGCCCGGAGCTCACCGACGACCCGCAGGCGCTCTGCGAGGCGGCCCGCCGCTACCTGCGGGAGCGGTTCCTCTCCGCCAAGGTAGCGATCTCCGGGGCGAACTTCGCGGTGGCCGAGACGGGCACGCTCGTGGTGCTGGAGTCCGAGGGCAACGGGCGGATGTGCCTGACCCTGCCGGAGACGCTCATCTCCGTGGTCGGCATCGAGAAGCTGGTGCCCACCTTCCAGGACCTCGAGGTGTTCCTCCAGCTCCTCCCCCGGTCGTCCACGGGCGAGCGGATGAACCCGTACACGTCGCTGTGGACCGGGGTGACCCCGGGGGACGGGCCGCAGAACGTGCACATCGTGCTGGTGGACAACGGCCGCACCGCCGCGCTCGCCGACCCCGTCGGCCGGCAGGCGCTCCACTGCATCCGCTGCTCGGCCTGCCTCAACGTGTGCCCGGTGTACGAGCGGGTGGGCGGGCACGCGTACGGCTCGGTCTACCCGGGACCGATCGGGGCGATCCTGTCACCGCAGCTCACCGGGGTCGCAGCGAACCGCACCCTGCCGTTCGCCTCGACGCTCTGCGGGGCGTGCTACGACGTGTGCCCGGTGCGCATCGACATCCCCGGGGTGCTGGTCCACCTCCGCCGGGCCGCGGTGGCGGCGCGGCCCGGCCCGTCCGCCGAGCGTACGGCGATGCGGGCCGCGGCGTGGGCGATGGGCGGCGGGCGGCGGTTCGGCCGGGTGCTGCGGCTGGCCGGCCGGCTGACCGCCCCGCTGCGGTGGGCGCTGCGCGGCCGGCGGGTGCGCCGGCTGCCCTGGCCGCTGTCGGCGTGGACGGCCGCCCGGGACGCGCCGCTCCCGCCCGGGGAATCGTTCCGCGACTGGTGGGCCCGCACCCGTGAGGAGGCGTGA
- a CDS encoding cupin domain-containing protein, translating into MEKFSLEALANQLLKRAATAGNGRAAETVYGGHEHVLRQTLLALTEGTALAEHESPGEATVYVLRGRVRLTCGDVAWEGIGGDLLVVPRERHALEAAEDSVVLLTVAKTR; encoded by the coding sequence ATGGAGAAGTTCTCCCTGGAGGCGCTCGCCAACCAGCTCCTCAAGCGGGCGGCGACCGCGGGCAACGGGCGGGCCGCCGAGACCGTCTACGGCGGGCACGAGCACGTGCTGCGCCAGACCCTGCTCGCCCTGACCGAGGGCACCGCGCTCGCCGAGCACGAGAGCCCCGGGGAGGCGACCGTGTACGTGCTCCGCGGCCGGGTGCGCCTGACCTGCGGCGACGTGGCGTGGGAGGGGATCGGCGGCGACCTGCTCGTGGTGCCGCGCGAGCGCCACGCCCTGGAGGCGGCCGAGGACTCCGTGGTCCTGCTCACGGTCGCCAAGACCCGCTGA